A single region of the Microlunatus panaciterrae genome encodes:
- a CDS encoding deoxyguanosinetriphosphate triphosphohydrolase family protein produces MDPRLARARAEPDPHEGAESPSRIDLERIRFAPSFSRLAEVTQVITAGATGSVVHNRLTHSIKVTAVARRIAVGLLATQPPELIRSLGGLDHVVVQAAAVSHDLGHPPFGHQGERVLDRLAREQFGLPDGFEGNAQTFRILTELEVHGPGDEGLNLTAATRAAVLKYPWGRSQSPDPHPASWPQPPRGAGLGPDGPGAAKFSAYDLDLAEMQTVLQAFPDLPPGRQTLECSVMDLADDIAYSLHDVEDFHRSGVLQFSPVSGEFRSWDADRRRFGSLSDGDLLSHGRMPGAGLERLRRRLRAKDGWIFDEEAFGDAVLLVGDEFVDGVLAEPYDGSMAADRAISGFTSRWIHHLISSVVLTAQPHVRSSFVELTREAWHQVSVLKFVHQYFILDRPDLAMFQRGQAETLTRLVTGFDQWLSDRIDAGRAPRRLLDLVNCADLGYRRVTEQTPELLAGRASETELARMGRGRGIIDFVSALTDAQAVAFAGRLAGTSDLLWSSGSL; encoded by the coding sequence ATGGATCCTCGGCTCGCCCGCGCCCGCGCCGAACCCGACCCGCACGAGGGCGCGGAGTCGCCCTCGCGGATCGACCTGGAGCGGATCAGGTTCGCACCGTCGTTCTCGCGGCTGGCCGAGGTCACGCAGGTGATCACCGCCGGGGCCACCGGCAGCGTGGTGCACAACCGGCTGACGCACAGCATCAAGGTCACGGCGGTAGCCCGTCGGATCGCGGTCGGGCTGTTGGCCACTCAACCACCGGAGCTGATCCGCAGCCTCGGAGGGCTCGACCATGTCGTCGTACAGGCCGCTGCCGTGTCGCACGATCTCGGCCATCCACCGTTCGGGCACCAGGGCGAGCGGGTGCTCGACCGGTTGGCCAGGGAGCAGTTCGGCCTGCCTGACGGGTTCGAGGGCAACGCCCAGACGTTCCGTATCCTGACCGAGCTGGAGGTGCACGGGCCGGGTGACGAGGGGCTCAACCTGACGGCCGCGACCCGGGCCGCCGTGCTCAAGTACCCGTGGGGCCGGTCCCAGTCGCCTGACCCGCATCCCGCCAGCTGGCCGCAGCCACCGCGCGGCGCGGGACTCGGCCCCGACGGACCCGGTGCCGCCAAGTTCTCGGCGTACGACCTGGACCTGGCCGAGATGCAGACGGTGCTACAGGCCTTCCCCGACCTGCCGCCCGGTCGGCAGACGTTGGAGTGTTCGGTGATGGACCTGGCCGACGACATCGCCTACTCGCTGCACGACGTCGAGGACTTCCATCGCTCCGGGGTGCTGCAGTTCTCTCCGGTCTCCGGCGAGTTCCGGTCCTGGGACGCCGACCGGCGCCGCTTCGGCTCGCTCTCCGACGGCGACCTGCTCAGCCACGGCCGGATGCCCGGTGCCGGGCTGGAGCGGCTACGCCGTCGGCTGCGGGCCAAGGACGGCTGGATCTTCGACGAGGAGGCCTTCGGCGACGCGGTGCTGCTGGTCGGGGACGAGTTCGTCGACGGTGTGCTGGCCGAGCCGTACGACGGGTCGATGGCGGCCGACCGGGCCATCTCCGGCTTCACCTCGCGCTGGATCCACCACCTGATCTCCTCGGTCGTCCTGACAGCACAGCCGCACGTGCGGTCGAGCTTCGTCGAGCTGACCCGTGAGGCCTGGCACCAGGTGTCGGTGCTGAAGTTCGTCCACCAGTACTTCATCCTCGACCGGCCCGACCTGGCGATGTTCCAGCGCGGCCAGGCCGAGACGCTGACCCGACTGGTGACCGGCTTCGACCAGTGGCTGTCGGATCGCATCGACGCCGGGAGAGCCCCTCGCCGGCTGCTCGACCTGGTGAACTGCGCCGACCTGGGTTACCGGCGGGTGACCGAGCAGACGCCTGAGCTGCTCGCCGGCCGCGCCTCCGAGACCGAGCTGGCCCGGATGGGCCGGGGCCGAGGCATCATCGACTTCGTCAGCGCGCTGACCGACGCCCAGGCGGTGGCCTTCGCCGGTCGGCTGGCCGGCACCAGCGATCTGCTCTGGTCTTCCGGCAGCCTGTGA
- a CDS encoding M50 family metallopeptidase — MVELILEIWRRATAVQPTPQPEVVGLLAVLGLVLVLVPACWSWTRLIVTISHEGGHALAAVLTGRRLRAIRLHSDTSGLTISSGRPRGPGMVVMLAAGYLGPALLGLGAALLLVAGRSLGLLWLLVVLLALMLLQVRNFYGFVALLVVGLAMVGVSWYLTATVQSLIAYLITWVLLLAAPKPLIELAAQRRRRPHGRSDPDQLAELTQLPATVWILGFLLANLSGLVVGTCWLLPGVAELVAGFAARLGL; from the coding sequence ATGGTGGAACTGATCCTGGAGATCTGGCGGAGAGCCACCGCTGTCCAGCCGACGCCGCAGCCGGAGGTGGTGGGCCTGCTGGCAGTGCTCGGCCTGGTCCTGGTGCTCGTTCCCGCCTGCTGGTCGTGGACGCGGCTGATCGTCACGATCAGCCACGAGGGTGGTCATGCGCTGGCCGCGGTCCTCACCGGCCGCCGGCTGCGGGCCATCCGGCTGCACTCGGACACGTCGGGTCTGACCATCTCCAGCGGACGGCCACGTGGGCCTGGGATGGTCGTCATGCTCGCTGCCGGCTACCTCGGACCGGCACTGCTCGGCCTCGGCGCTGCACTGCTGCTCGTCGCCGGCCGGAGCCTCGGACTGCTCTGGCTGCTGGTCGTCCTGCTGGCCCTGATGCTGCTGCAGGTCCGCAACTTCTATGGCTTCGTCGCCCTGCTGGTGGTCGGGCTGGCGATGGTCGGGGTGAGCTGGTATCTCACCGCGACGGTCCAGTCACTGATCGCCTATCTGATCACCTGGGTGCTGCTGCTGGCGGCCCCCAAGCCCCTGATCGAACTGGCCGCCCAGCGACGGCGGAGACCCCATGGCCGCTCCGACCCGGACCAGCTCGCCGAGCTGACCCAGCTGCCGGCGACGGTGTGGATCCTCGGCTTCCTGCTGGCCAACCTGTCCGGCCTGGTGGTCGGGACCTGCTGGCTGCTACCCGGTGTCGCGGAGCTGGTGGCCGGTTTCGCGGCCCGCCTCGGCCTCTGA
- a CDS encoding glycoside hydrolase family 3 N-terminal domain-containing protein gives MNNSSAHRILASLSTEEKIGQIIATSVGHHAVDQVNAAGASSDLAAAGAITAGVLRTAEEIAEFHLGGVCYFPSRPDGQLPGEVAEITARLQQAAPIPLLVSTDQEGGRVARLRRGFSLFPSAMALAAIGDPAVARQVARTSAEEMRAVGINHVFAPDADVNSNPANPVIGTRSFGADPERTAEFVVEMIAGYREGGVASTVKHFPGHGDTATDSHLGVPVLERSERDWRAVDLPPFQAALRAGVDTVMGGHLVLRFAGPEPATYAYPIMTTILRDELGFEGLVVSDALEMEGAVAGRDPDEAVVDALLAGIDQLLMPRSTAGAVAALRRAAADGRLPIARLDQACLRVLRLKESLGLLTPPQQAARGVVVGRQQPAAVDLARRAVTVIGTVRTLPVGTNVLLVADPALVEDLRLGLMDRGLWVTVAGADRWSDPQELASRAPGFDAVLVVCNDAWKNPEQNPPVAELLAELPDALLVAVGTPYDAALADGRHSAWLTYGFNQTQALGLAIALTDPERPPAGSLPVPLQDQAVSGPAV, from the coding sequence GTGAACAACTCCTCGGCGCACCGGATCCTGGCCTCACTCTCGACCGAGGAGAAGATCGGTCAGATCATTGCCACGTCCGTCGGGCACCATGCCGTGGACCAGGTCAACGCCGCCGGCGCCTCGTCAGACCTGGCGGCCGCTGGCGCCATTACGGCGGGCGTGCTCCGCACCGCGGAGGAGATCGCCGAGTTCCATCTCGGAGGCGTCTGCTACTTCCCCTCCCGACCTGACGGACAGCTGCCCGGCGAGGTCGCCGAGATCACTGCCCGACTGCAGCAGGCCGCACCGATCCCGCTGCTGGTGTCGACCGACCAGGAGGGCGGCCGGGTCGCCCGGCTCCGCCGAGGCTTCAGCCTGTTCCCGTCCGCGATGGCGCTCGCCGCCATCGGTGACCCCGCCGTGGCCCGGCAGGTGGCGCGGACGAGCGCCGAGGAGATGCGGGCTGTCGGCATCAACCACGTTTTCGCCCCCGACGCCGACGTGAACTCCAACCCGGCGAACCCGGTGATCGGGACCCGCTCGTTCGGCGCCGACCCGGAACGGACGGCCGAGTTCGTGGTCGAGATGATCGCCGGGTACCGCGAGGGTGGAGTGGCCTCGACGGTCAAGCACTTCCCCGGTCACGGCGACACGGCCACCGACTCGCACCTTGGCGTACCGGTGCTGGAACGCTCGGAGCGGGACTGGCGCGCCGTCGATCTGCCGCCGTTCCAGGCGGCCCTTCGAGCCGGGGTCGACACGGTGATGGGGGGCCATCTCGTGCTGCGGTTCGCCGGTCCGGAGCCCGCAACCTACGCGTACCCCATCATGACGACGATCCTGCGCGACGAACTGGGCTTCGAGGGCCTGGTGGTCTCCGACGCCCTTGAGATGGAGGGTGCGGTTGCCGGCCGCGACCCGGACGAGGCCGTGGTGGACGCGCTGCTGGCCGGGATCGACCAGCTGCTGATGCCGCGCAGCACCGCCGGTGCGGTGGCTGCCCTCCGCCGGGCGGCGGCCGACGGGCGGCTGCCGATCGCCCGCCTCGACCAGGCCTGTCTGCGGGTGCTGCGGCTGAAGGAGTCGCTCGGCCTGCTGACGCCACCGCAGCAGGCCGCCCGTGGAGTGGTGGTCGGCCGGCAGCAGCCGGCGGCGGTGGACCTGGCCCGTCGGGCGGTCACGGTGATCGGCACCGTCCGGACGCTGCCGGTCGGCACGAATGTGTTGCTGGTCGCCGACCCGGCACTGGTGGAGGATCTGCGACTGGGGCTGATGGACCGCGGTCTGTGGGTCACCGTCGCCGGAGCGGACCGCTGGAGCGACCCGCAGGAGCTGGCCTCAAGGGCGCCCGGCTTCGATGCTGTCCTGGTGGTCTGCAACGACGCGTGGAAGAACCCGGAGCAGAACCCGCCGGTGGCCGAGCTGCTGGCCGAGCTGCCCGACGCACTGCTCGTCGCGGTCGGTACGCCCTACGACGCGGCACTCGCAGACGGCAGGCACAGCGCCTGGCTGACGTACGGTTTCAACCAGACCCAGGCACTCGGTCTGGCCATCGCCCTCACCGATCCGGAGCGTCCACCGGCCGGCAGCCTGCCGGTGCCGCTGCAGGATCAGGCCGTCTCAGGCCCAGCGGTCTGA